Proteins found in one Passer domesticus isolate bPasDom1 chromosome 16, bPasDom1.hap1, whole genome shotgun sequence genomic segment:
- the RBPJL gene encoding recombining binding protein suppressor of hairless-like protein, which yields MSTDSSLAGLFQGAEDRRSPSCQPRSEEKPPRRLPTSAAAPRTAPRAGPGRDRDRDQDRDRDRDRDRDRDRDQDRDRDRDRDPDRDRDRDRDRDRDRDRDLPRDRDRDRDRDRDRHQDRDWDRDRDRDRDRDRDRDWDWDRDRDRDRTHRSLLTPSCPVLPAGAAVPAEPLPQPCRPRSRSPPRCWLRPSPYQASVLQDSVRRYLQLPADQTVLILHAKVAQKSYGNEKRFFCPPPCVYLSGPGWKLKQEQIKARDLGEAGFRVCGYMGLDSMGSSLMETQKLSFEEQPDAKGFSCAKALYISDTDKRKHFRLVLKLFFSNGQEIGTFHSKLIKVISKPSQKKQSLKNTDLCISSGSKVSLFNRLRSQTVSTRYLAVEGGAFIASARQWAAFTLHLAEERCARSEFPLREGYIRYGSVVQLVCTATGVTLPPLIIRKVMKQYAMLDVDEPISQLHKCAFQLQGSDRMYLCLSTDKVIQFQASPCPKEANRELLNDGSCWTIISTETVEYTFSESLACVREPVSPVPLIAALQLTGGGDVAMLEVQGEYFHAHLKVWFGDVEAETMYRSPKSLVCVVPDVSAFGSDWRWLRYPITVPLLLIRDDGLIYSSSFTFTYTPEQSCIPGQQVLSDVPQDSDKLLDSIHQEFTRTNFHLFMQT from the exons ATGAGCACggacagcagcctggcaggtCTTTTCCAGGGGGCAGAG GATCGCCGCTCCCCTtcctgccagccccgctccgAGGAAAAGCCCCCTCGGAGGCTGCCAACCTCCGCGGCAGCGCCGCGCACagccccgcgggccgggccgggccgggaccGGGATAGAGACCAGGAcagggaccgggaccgggatcggGACCGGGATAGGGATCGGGATCAGGATAGGGACCGGGATAGAGACCGAGATCCGGATAGGGACAGGGATCGGGATAGAGACAGGGATCGGGACCGGGATCGGGATCTGCCCCGGGATAGGGACCGGGACAGGGATCGGGACAGGGATCGGCACCAGGATAGGGACTGGGACCGGGATAGGGATAGAGACCGGGATCGGGATAGAGAccgggactgggactgggacagggatagggatcGGGACCGGACTCACCGCAGCCTCCTGACGCCCTCGTGTCCTGTCCTCCCCGCAGGAGCGGCGGTGCCCGCGGAGCCCCTGCCTCAGCCGTGCCGGCCGCGGAGCCGCTCCCCGCCGCGCTGCTGGCTCAG ACCCAGCCCGTACCAAGCCAGCGTGCTCCAGGACAGCGTGAGGAGGtacctgcagctgccagcagaccAGACCGTGCTGATCCTGCACGCCAAAGTGGCACAGAAGTCCTACGGCAACGAGAAAAG GTTTTTCTGCCCCCCACCCTGTGTTTACCTGAGCGGGCCGGGATGGAAATTAAAGCAGGAGCAGATAAAAG CCAGGGacctgggagaggctggattTCGGGTGTGTGGGTACATGGGGCTGGACAGCATGGGCAGCAGCCTGATGGAGACCCAGAAGCTGAGCTTTGAGGAGCAGCCAGATGCGAAG gggtTCAGCTGTGCCAAGGCTCTGTACATCTCGGACACGGACAAGCGCAAGCACTTCCGCCTGGTCCTGAAGCTCTTCTTCAGCAACGGGCAGGAGATCGGCACCTTCCACAGCAAGCTCATCAAGGTCATCTCCAAGCCCTCGCAGAAGAAGCAGTCCCTGAAGAACACGGACC TCTGCATCTCCTCAGGCTCCAAAGTGTCCCTCTTCAACCGGCTGCGCTCCCAGACCGTCAGCACCCGCTACCTGGCTGTGGAGGGAGGAGCCTTCATCGCCAGCGCCAGGCAGTGGGCAGCCTTCACCCTCCACCTGG CCGAGGAGCGCTGCGCCCGCAGCGAGTTCCCGCTGCGGGAAGGGTACATCCGCTACGGCTCCGTGGTCCAGCTGGTCTGCACGGCCACCGGCGTCACCCTGCCGCCCCTG ATCATCCGGAAGGTGATGAAGCAGTATGCCATGCTGGACGTGGATGAGCCCATCTCCCAGCTCCACAAGTGCGCCTTCCAGCTGCAAGGCAGTGACCGCATGTACCTGTGTCTCTCCACAGACAAGGTGATCCAGTTCCAG GCATCTCCCTGCCCCAAGGAGGCCAACAGGGAGCTGCTGAACGACGGCTCGTGCTGGACCATCATCAGCACGGAGACGGTGGAGTACACCTTCAGCGAGAGCCTGGCGTGCGTCCGCGAGCCCGTCAGCCCCGTGCCGCTCATCGCTGCCCTGCAG CTCACAGGTGGTGGGGACGTGGCCATGCTGGAGGTGCAGGGGGAGTACTTCCATGCACACCTCAAGGTCTGGTTCGGAGATGTGGAAGCAGAGACGATGTACAG GAGCCCCAAGTCCCTCGTGTGTGTCGTCCCTGACGTCTCTGCCTTCGGCAGCGACTGGCGGTGGCTGCGCTACCCCATCACGGTCCCACTCCTGCTGATCAGGGACGATGGCCTCATCTACTCCAGCTCCTTCACATTCACCtacaccccagagcagagctgcatcccagggcagcaggtccTCTCAGATGTTCCCCAGGACTCAGACAAGTTACTCGACAGCATCCACCAGGAGTTTACCAGGACCAACTTCCACCTCTTCATGCAGACCTAG
- the MATN4 gene encoding matrilin-4, translating into MKLLPAAPLLLLLLTTLEARPKPAALKCRTGPLDIVFVIDSSRSVRPFEFETMRRFMMDIIGSLDVGPNATRVGVIQYSSQVQNIFSLKTFFTRAEMERAINSIVPLAQGTMTGLAIQYAMNVAFTTQEGARPLHKRIPRIAVVVTDGRPQDRVTEVATQARNAGIEIYAVGIQRADMSSLRAMASPPLEEHVFLVESFELIQQFAKQFQDKLCGVDMCVEREHGCQHSCVSTPGSFYCECNPGYRLNADGKTCSPIDACADGRHGCQHHCVSVRGSYSCRCRPGYQLSHNKRSCTMIDYCSFGNHSCQHECVSIPNGHYCRCHSGFTLQPDSKSCRATDLCNGVDHGCEFKCVSTEGSYHCVCPEGQQLQADGKTCSKCGAGHVDLVMVIDGSKSVRPQNFELVKQFVNRIVDLLEVSPQGTRVGLVQYSSRVRTEFPLNKYHSADEIKKAVMDVEYMEKGTMTGLALKHMVEHSFSELEGARPLSHNIPRIGLVFTDGRSQDDISEWARRAKESGIVMFAVGVGKAVEEELRAIASEPVEQHFSYSADFTTMTHLVENFSLNICPEEGKGETEIRSPCECEALVQFQTNTVAILQSLTEKIAQMTARLEDLEKQIANKK; encoded by the exons ATgaagctcctgcctgctgcccctctcctcctgcttctcctgaCAACACTGGAAGCCAGACCAAAACCTGCAG CGCTGAAGTGCAGGACGGGTCCCCTGGACATCGTGTTTGTGATCGACAGCTCGCGCAGCGTGCGCCCCTTCGAGTTCGAGACCATGCGGCGCTTCATGATGGACATCATTGGCAGCCTGGACGTGGGCCCCAACGCCACTCGGGTGGGCGTCATCCAGTACTCCAGCCAGGTGCAGAACATCTTCTCCCTCAAGACCTTCTTCACGCGGGCAGAGATGGAGAGGGCCATCAACAGCATCGTGCCACTGGCCCAGGGCACCATGACGGGCCTGGCCATCCAGTACGCCATGAACGTGGCCTTCACCACGCAGGAGGGCGCGCGCCCCCTGCACAAGAGGATCCCCCGCATCGCCGTCGTGGTGACGGACGGGCGGCCCCAGGACCGTGTCACCGAGGTGGCCACGCAGGCCCGCAACGCCGGCATCGAGATCTACGCCGTGGGAATCCAGCGGGCCGACATGAGCTCGCTGCGGGCCATGGCCTCCCCGCCGCTGGAGGAGCACGTCTTCCTGGTGGAGTCCTTCGAGCTCATCCAGCAGTTTGCCAAGCAGTTCCAGGACAAGCTTTGTG GGGTGGACATGTGCGTGGAGCGGGAGCAcggctgccagcacagctgcgTCAGCACCCCTGGCTCCTTCTACTGCGAGTGCAACCCAGGCTACAGGCTCAATGCGGATGGAAAGACCTGCTCCC CCATCGATGCGTGTGCGGACGGGAGGCACGGCTGCCAGCACCACTGCGTCAGCGTGCGCGGCTCCTACTcctgccgctgccgcccgggTTACCAGCTCAGCCACAACAAGAGGAGCTGCACCA TGATTGATTACTGCAGCTTCGGGAaccacagctgccagcacgAGTGTGTGAGCATCCCCAACGGGCACTACTGCCGCTGCCACAGCGGCTTCACGCTCCAGCccgacagcaagtcctgcaggg CCACTGACCTCTGCAACGGGGTGGATCACGGCTGTGAGTTCAAGTGTGTGAGCACGGAGGGCTCCTACCACTGCGTGTGCCCCGagggccagcagctccaggctgatgGCAAGACATGCAGCA agtgtgGAGCTGGGCACGTCGACCTTGTGATGGTGATCGACGGCTCCAAGAGCGTGCGGCCCCAGAACTTCGAGCTGGTGAAGCAGTTTGTGAACCGCATCGTGGACCTGCTGGAGGTGTCCCCCCAGGGCACGCGGGTGGGACTGGTGCAGTACTCCAGCCGTGTGCGCACCGAGTTCCCCCTCAACAAGTACCACAGCGCCGATGAGATCAAGAAGGCGGTGATGGACGTGGAGTACATGGAGAAAGGCACCATGACAGGCCTGGCCCTCAAGCACATGGTGgagcacagcttctctgagctgGAGGGTGCCAGGCCTCTCTCCCACAACATCCCCAGAATCGGGCTGGTCTTCACAGATGGACGCTCCCAGGATGACATCTCCGAATGGGCCAGGAGAGCAAAGGAGTCAG GGATTGTCATGTTTGCCGTGGgtgttggaaaagctgtggaagAAGAGCTGAGAGCCATCGCCTCCGAGCCAGTGGAGCAGCACTTCTCCTATTCTGCAGACTTCACCACCATGACCCACCTTGTGGAGAACTTCTCCCTGAACATCTGCCCAG AGGAGGGCAAAGGGGAGACGGAGATCCGCAGCCCGTGCGAGTGCGAGGCGCTGGTGCAGTTCCAGACCAACACCGTGGCCATCCTGCAGAGCCTGACCGAGAAAA TTGCTCAGATGACAGCCAGACTTGAGGACCTGGAAAAGCAGATTGCCAACAAGAAGTGA